In a single window of the Caproicibacterium sp. BJN0003 genome:
- the glgA gene encoding glycogen synthase GlgA, with protein sequence MKVLYCTSEARPFAATGGLADVAGSLPQALRQRLVGCRVVMPLYEDIPQNLREGMRFLTSLSVPVAWRRQYCGIFEARSGGVIYYFIDNQYYFKRHGLYGHYDDAERFAFFSRAILEMLPYIDFKPDIIHCNDWQTSMVPTYYSIFYANNDWYRGIKTVITIHNILYQGKYGKELVEDVLGIPNSDFSILEYDDCVNMLKSAIETANRVTTVSPTYAQEILDPWFSSGLDAILRERQWKLSGILNGIDTNSYNPATDPNIYQNYTVDDISKKAENKRALQERLGLMQDPNVPMIGMVTRMVSHKGLDLVKETLDGIMWKSNIQFVILGSGDWEYENFFRDMQNKYPGRLCACIGFIPELSRKVYAGADLFLMPSKTEPCGLSQMIALRYGTIPIVRETGGLKDSVQDSGDGKGNGFTFQNYQSGDMVNAINRALEGYQNQEGWQLLVERAMRCDMSWGCSAKEYIKLYRGMLQEK encoded by the coding sequence GTCGGCTGCCGGGTTGTAATGCCTCTCTATGAGGATATTCCCCAGAATCTGCGCGAAGGAATGCGCTTTCTGACCAGCCTTTCGGTGCCGGTTGCGTGGCGCCGCCAATATTGCGGTATTTTTGAAGCCCGTTCCGGCGGAGTGATCTATTATTTTATTGATAATCAGTATTATTTTAAGCGTCATGGACTTTATGGACATTATGATGACGCAGAACGGTTTGCATTTTTTTCCCGTGCAATTCTTGAAATGCTGCCTTATATTGATTTTAAACCAGACATTATTCATTGCAATGATTGGCAGACTTCTATGGTGCCTACTTATTACAGCATTTTCTATGCGAATAATGATTGGTATCGCGGAATTAAAACGGTGATCACCATTCACAATATTCTTTATCAGGGAAAATACGGAAAAGAATTAGTAGAAGACGTATTAGGAATTCCAAACAGTGATTTTTCCATTCTGGAATATGATGATTGCGTTAATATGCTTAAAAGTGCGATCGAAACGGCCAACCGTGTGACGACAGTCAGCCCGACCTATGCGCAGGAGATTTTAGACCCATGGTTTTCCAGTGGACTCGATGCGATTTTGCGGGAGCGGCAGTGGAAGCTTTCCGGGATTTTAAATGGAATTGATACAAACTCCTATAATCCTGCGACTGACCCCAATATTTATCAGAATTATACGGTGGACGATATCTCTAAAAAAGCAGAGAATAAGCGTGCTCTGCAGGAACGTTTAGGACTTATGCAGGACCCAAATGTACCGATGATCGGGATGGTTACCCGCATGGTGAGCCATAAAGGACTGGATCTTGTAAAAGAAACACTGGATGGGATCATGTGGAAGTCGAATATCCAGTTTGTCATTCTGGGCAGTGGTGATTGGGAGTATGAAAACTTTTTCCGTGACATGCAGAATAAGTATCCTGGAAGACTCTGTGCCTGTATTGGATTTATTCCGGAACTGTCTCGTAAAGTCTACGCCGGAGCTGATCTTTTCCTAATGCCCAGTAAAACAGAACCCTGCGGCCTCTCGCAGATGATTGCACTGCGGTATGGGACGATCCCGATTGTCCGTGAAACAGGCGGGCTCAAAGATTCTGTCCAAGACAGTGGAGATGGCAAAGGCAACGGTTTTACCTTTCAGAATTATCAAAGCGGAGATATGGTCAATGCAATCAACCGCGCTTTGGAAGGCTATCAGAATCAAGAAGGTTGGCAGCTGCTGGTGGAACGCGCAATGCGCTGTGATATGAGCTGGGGATGTTCTGCAAAAGAATATATCAAGTTGTATCGCGGAATGCTTCAGGAAAAATAA
- a CDS encoding YczE/YyaS/YitT family protein, with protein sequence MSLPFQSIFHKFCSYEWICRLVMTLIGVLVCGFSVGFFQVANFGTDPFTAFATGISNLFHVSYGTLYPWLNLVLLIAMLFYGRHYIGIATIINIIGIGFMADLSKSLLLQITPTPDFMARILYLLIGMIILCICASMYMTSDLGVSTYDVVAISLAKLKTPLQFRFWRVLTDFFCVLIGFLLGATIGIGTIFTAFCMGPFLQFFNEKLWDPLLIRMRSADIHRQRNQENNFETNSKN encoded by the coding sequence ATGAGTCTCCCTTTCCAGTCCATCTTTCATAAATTTTGCTCTTATGAATGGATTTGCCGCCTTGTGATGACTCTCATCGGTGTTTTGGTCTGCGGATTTTCTGTTGGATTCTTTCAAGTAGCAAATTTTGGGACCGATCCTTTTACCGCATTTGCTACCGGGATCTCTAACCTCTTTCATGTATCCTATGGCACGCTGTATCCATGGCTCAATTTAGTTTTGCTGATTGCCATGCTTTTTTATGGGCGTCATTATATCGGAATTGCCACGATTATCAACATCATTGGAATTGGTTTTATGGCCGATCTATCTAAAAGCTTGCTGTTACAAATTACCCCCACGCCCGACTTTATGGCACGGATTCTCTATCTATTAATCGGAATGATCATTCTTTGCATCTGCGCCTCGATGTACATGACCAGTGATTTAGGTGTCTCTACCTACGACGTGGTTGCAATCTCCCTTGCAAAATTAAAAACACCACTTCAGTTTCGTTTTTGGAGAGTCTTAACCGACTTTTTCTGTGTTTTGATTGGCTTTCTTCTCGGTGCCACCATCGGCATAGGTACTATTTTTACCGCTTTCTGCATGGGCCCTTTTCTGCAGTTTTTTAACGAAAAGCTATGGGATCCTCTTTTAATCCGAATGAGAAGTGCAGATATTCATCGACAACGTAACCAGGAAAATAATTTTGAAACAAATTCTAAAAATTAA
- a CDS encoding helix-turn-helix domain-containing protein, producing MNNHFPRILTLLRKERGLSQKEVAASLEISQALLSHYEKGIRECGLDFVVKVAEYYKVSCDYLLGLSPHQNGATIKVSDLSDDAKPNSRKKRDDADDNPDRKLLVSSLSLLYQILKSCSCEPLTSSVTAYLETSIYRTFRLLYSSNPKNPQAMFTISQNQAAGKAEASMVLALNAAQCLALGETIEDKKGLSKDHLPQLTPEKLSAAYPNLAPALFSLLQKTENHFS from the coding sequence ATGAACAATCATTTTCCGCGTATTTTAACTCTTCTGCGAAAAGAACGAGGGCTCAGCCAAAAGGAGGTTGCAGCCTCGCTGGAGATCTCACAAGCACTTCTTTCTCACTACGAAAAAGGGATTCGGGAATGCGGACTGGATTTCGTGGTAAAAGTCGCCGAATACTATAAAGTTTCCTGCGATTATCTTTTGGGATTATCGCCCCATCAAAATGGTGCAACGATCAAAGTTTCTGATCTTTCGGATGATGCGAAACCAAATTCACGCAAAAAACGTGACGATGCAGATGACAATCCCGATCGGAAACTACTTGTAAGTTCCCTGAGCCTTTTATATCAAATTTTAAAAAGCTGTAGCTGCGAGCCGCTGACCTCTTCGGTAACTGCTTATCTGGAAACCTCCATATACCGTACTTTTCGGCTTCTATATTCCAGCAACCCCAAAAATCCTCAGGCCATGTTTACTATTTCGCAAAATCAAGCAGCCGGAAAAGCAGAAGCCTCTATGGTCCTTGCTTTGAACGCTGCGCAATGCCTTGCGCTGGGAGAAACGATCGAAGATAAAAAGGGGCTTTCCAAAGACCATCTTCCGCAGCTAACGCCGGAAAAGCTTTCTGCTGCCTATCCGAATCTTGCACCGGCTCTTTTTTCCCTACTTCAAAAAACAGAAAATCATTTTTCCTAA
- a CDS encoding histidine phosphatase family protein, with translation MQSYTIHLIRHGLTEGNLLGQYIGSTDSSLCKEGIAELKKLKQNYDYPKAQAYFCSPLKRCKETMKILYPEAKPILIRDLREISFGEWEGKTAKELAAKDPHFAEWMESGKAYTPEGGESGGIFMQRTCLAFEKIVNGMLRSGTTSAVIVAHGGSLMSILSTYGLPRAKFYDWMTQSGCGYTMQVIPGLWMRSMVAEVCETIPPREKADPDDISRQIINAAREAADEAFGEKDKQKEDSQKETPETPKKDS, from the coding sequence ATGCAATCTTATACAATTCATTTGATCCGGCATGGTTTAACCGAAGGAAATCTTCTCGGACAGTATATTGGCAGTACCGATTCTTCGCTTTGCAAAGAGGGAATTGCGGAACTTAAAAAGTTAAAGCAAAACTATGATTATCCGAAGGCACAGGCGTATTTTTGCAGTCCGCTTAAGCGCTGCAAAGAAACCATGAAGATCCTTTATCCGGAGGCGAAACCAATTTTAATCCGTGACCTGAGAGAGATCAGCTTTGGAGAATGGGAGGGAAAGACTGCAAAGGAGCTTGCAGCGAAAGACCCGCATTTTGCAGAATGGATGGAGTCGGGAAAAGCTTATACCCCAGAGGGAGGAGAATCCGGAGGCATTTTTATGCAGAGAACCTGCCTTGCCTTTGAAAAGATTGTAAACGGAATGCTTCGTTCTGGAACTACCAGCGCTGTTATTGTGGCACATGGCGGCTCTTTGATGTCGATTCTCAGTACTTATGGCTTGCCTCGTGCAAAATTTTATGATTGGATGACACAAAGTGGCTGTGGTTATACGATGCAGGTTATTCCTGGACTTTGGATGCGTTCTATGGTGGCAGAGGTCTGCGAAACAATTCCACCGCGGGAAAAGGCTGATCCGGATGATATATCCCGCCAGATCATTAACGCAGCGCGGGAAGCTGCCGATGAGGCTTTTGGAGAAAAAGACAAACAGAAAGAGGATTCTCAGAAGGAAACCCCAGAAACTCCCAAAAAAGACTCTTGA
- the leuA gene encoding 2-isopropylmalate synthase, translated as MMYEGCKKYIPFQPVSLPDRTWPDQILNKAPVWCSVDLRDGNQALVDPMNLEEKLLYFKTLVEIGFKEIEIGFPSSSETEYEICRTLIEKNLIPDDVTIQVLVQAREHLIRKTFEAIKGAKNVIVHFYNSTSTLQRKVVFKTDMQGVINIAVEGAKLVRRLTEEEIKRSGANIRYEYSPESFSGTEMDNAVKICEEVLDTLGATPEKKVILNLPNTVEMCTPNTHADQIEYFIRHLKGRDRAIISLHPHNDRGTGVAATELALMAGAERVEGTLFGNGERTGNVDIMNLAMNLYSQGVDPHLDFSNIRHIRDVYEKCTNMRVHDRHPYAGNLVFTAFSGSHQDAIKKGIDYMHTHESSYWEVPYLPIDPADVGREYEPIIRINSQSGKGGAAFVMQQSFGFDLPKAMHPEFGAAIKEACDAAGRELIPSEIFHIFRKEYLDLQAPYHLKSYKLYEERMSDDESDSDEETPSAVHFEGNIRFHHEDHPVSAIGNGPIDAFFKALEQVGIKNYRFVTYREHAIDAGADSKAVSYIQLQDPKGRDIFGVGVHPNISMASIKGIICAVNRAVLRNQKEAEE; from the coding sequence ATGATGTATGAGGGTTGTAAAAAGTACATTCCGTTTCAGCCGGTTTCTCTGCCGGACCGTACGTGGCCGGATCAGATACTCAATAAGGCGCCGGTTTGGTGCAGCGTAGATCTGCGTGACGGAAATCAGGCATTGGTAGATCCGATGAATCTGGAGGAAAAACTGCTTTATTTTAAAACTCTGGTTGAAATCGGTTTTAAAGAGATTGAAATTGGATTTCCGTCTTCTTCGGAGACCGAATATGAAATTTGCCGGACGCTGATCGAAAAGAATCTGATTCCGGACGATGTGACAATTCAGGTATTGGTGCAGGCCAGAGAGCATCTGATTCGTAAAACCTTTGAGGCAATTAAGGGTGCTAAAAATGTGATCGTGCATTTTTATAATTCCACTTCTACCTTACAGCGTAAAGTGGTTTTTAAAACGGATATGCAGGGAGTCATCAACATCGCAGTGGAGGGCGCAAAGCTGGTTCGTCGCTTGACGGAAGAAGAGATCAAAAGGAGCGGGGCCAATATTCGCTATGAGTATTCGCCAGAGAGCTTTTCAGGCACTGAGATGGATAACGCGGTCAAGATTTGCGAAGAAGTGCTGGATACTTTGGGGGCAACACCGGAGAAAAAAGTGATTTTGAATCTGCCCAATACGGTAGAAATGTGTACCCCCAATACCCACGCAGATCAGATCGAATATTTTATCCGCCATTTAAAGGGACGCGACCGCGCAATTATTAGTCTGCATCCGCATAATGACCGCGGCACCGGCGTTGCAGCGACAGAGCTTGCTCTGATGGCGGGAGCGGAGCGGGTAGAAGGAACCCTCTTCGGAAACGGGGAGCGTACCGGCAATGTAGATATCATGAATCTTGCGATGAATCTTTACAGTCAAGGGGTTGATCCGCACCTCGATTTTTCCAATATTCGTCATATTCGGGACGTCTACGAAAAATGTACCAATATGCGGGTGCATGACCGCCATCCTTATGCGGGAAATCTGGTCTTTACTGCATTTTCCGGATCTCATCAAGATGCGATCAAAAAGGGAATCGATTATATGCATACACATGAATCTTCTTATTGGGAGGTTCCGTATCTGCCGATTGATCCTGCCGATGTAGGCAGAGAATATGAGCCGATCATCCGTATTAACAGCCAGTCCGGAAAAGGCGGAGCTGCTTTTGTAATGCAGCAGAGCTTCGGATTCGATCTGCCAAAAGCGATGCATCCGGAATTTGGTGCAGCAATTAAAGAAGCGTGTGATGCTGCCGGAAGAGAATTGATCCCCAGCGAGATTTTTCATATTTTCCGCAAAGAATATTTGGATCTGCAGGCGCCTTATCATCTCAAGTCTTATAAGCTTTATGAAGAACGAATGAGCGATGATGAAAGCGATTCTGATGAGGAGACTCCTTCTGCAGTTCATTTTGAAGGAAATATTCGTTTTCATCACGAAGACCATCCGGTCAGTGCTATTGGGAATGGCCCGATCGATGCTTTCTTTAAGGCATTGGAACAGGTCGGAATCAAGAATTATCGGTTTGTAACTTATCGTGAACATGCAATTGACGCCGGTGCGGATAGTAAGGCAGTTTCTTATATTCAGCTTCAGGATCCCAAGGGACGCGATATTTTCGGCGTTGGGGTGCATCCGAATATCAGCATGGCATCGATCAAGGGAATTATCTGTGCGGTAAACCGTGCAGTGCTGCGGAATCAGAAGGAGGCAGAAGAATGA